In Fusarium fujikuroi IMI 58289 draft genome, chromosome FFUJ_chr08, one genomic interval encodes:
- a CDS encoding probable RPT2-26S proteasome regulatory subunit, producing MGQGQSGMGEGGRDEKDKKKDKPKYEPPPRPTTRVGRKKRKAGGTSAAQKLPAVYPTSRCKLRLLRMQRIHDHLLLEEEYVENQERLRKAKAAKEGQSAGTDADVDRLADERGRVDDMRGSPMGVGTLEELIDDDHAIVSSTTGPEYYVSIMSFVDKDLLEPGASVLLHHKSVSIVGVLTDDADPIVSVMKLDKAPTESYADIGGLEQQIQEVRESVELPLLHPELYEEMGIKPPKGVILYGAPGTGKTLLAKAVANQTSATFLRIVGSELIQKYLGDGPRLVRQLFQVAGENAPSIVFIDEIDAIGTKRYDSTSGGEREVQRTMLELLNQLDGFDDRGDVKVIMATNKIDTLDPALIRPGRIDRKILFENPDQNTKRKIFTLHTSKMNLNDDVDLEEFISQKDDLSGADIKAICSEAGLLALRERRMRVQMADFRSARERVLRTKQEGEPEGLYL from the exons ATG ggtcaaggtcaatcCGGCATGGGAGAAGGGGGACGcgatgagaaggacaagaag AAGGATAAGCCCAAGTACGAACCTCCGCCTCGACCTACCACACGAGTCGGTcgcaagaagagaaaggctggCGGCACCAGCGCCGCTCAGAAACTTCCCGCCGTCTACCCTACCAGCCGATGCAAGCTCCGACTTTTGCGAATGCAGCGAATCCACGATCATCTCTTGCTCGAGGAGGAGTACGTCGAGAACCAGGAACGCCTAcgcaaggccaaggcagCCAAGGAGGGTCAATCTGCTGGCACGGATGCCGATGTCGATCGATTAGCAGACGAGCGTGGCCGTGTCGATGACATGCGAGGAAGCCCCATGGGTGTTGGAACTCTAGAGGAGTTGATCGATGATGATCATGCGATCGTCAGTAGTACTACTGGTCCTGAGTACTACGTTAGCATCATGAGCTTCGTCGACAAGGACTTGCTAGAGCCTGGCGCCAGTGTTCTGTTGCACCATAAGAGTGTCAGTATCGTTGGCGTGCTCACAGATGATGCCGATCCTATCGTCAGTGTCATGAAGCTCGACAAAGCTCCTACCGAGTCATACGCCGATATTGGTGGTCTGGAGCAGCAAATTCAGGAAGTCAGAGAATCAGTAGAGTTGCCACTGCTCCATCCGGAGCTTTACGAGGAGATGGGTATCAAGCCTCCCAAGGGTGTCATTCTCTACGGTGCTCCCGGTACTGGAAAGACATTGCTGGCCAAGGCCGTCGCCAACCAGACCTCCGCCACTTTCCTACGTATCGTGGGTAGTGAGCTTATTCAGAAGTATCTTGGTGACGGTCCCCGACTTGTGCGACAGCTTTTCCAG GTTGCTGGTGAGAACGCTCCTTCTATCGTCTTTATCGACGAAATCGATGCCATTGGTACGAAGCGATACGACTCAACATCAGGTGGTGAGCGTGAAGTCCAGCGAACTAtgctggagcttctcaaccagCTTGATGGTTTCGATGACCGTGGAGACGTCAAGGTCATCATGGCCACAAACAAGATTGATACCCTGGATCCTGCTCTGATCCGACCTGGGCGTATCGATCGAAAGATTCTCTTCGAGAACCCCGACCAGAACACCAAGCGCAAGATCTTTACCCTTCACACTTCAAAGATGAACCTCAACGATGATGTCGACCTTGAGGAATTCATCTCTCAAAAGGACGACCTTTCAGGTGCcgatatcaaggccatcTGCTCCGAAGCCGGTCTGCTCGCTCTCCGAGAACGACGAATGCGGGTGCAAATGGCGGACTTCCGATCAGCGCGTGAGAGAGTACTCCGTACAAAGCAGGAGGGTGAGCCAGAGGGTCTGTATCTGTAA